TTATTTTATAATCATATTAACTGTTAATTAGGGGGAATAAAATAAAAATATGGTGTCTTAATGCCAAGAAAAGGTAGAGAAACTGAATTAATTTTAAAAGAGCTTGAAAGTATAAGCTTAATAGTCAAGCAGTAGTTAAGTCTCCAGATTATATATTTGATGTTGTGGCTGGAAAGAAAAGAGAAGTTGATATTTCAATTAGAAATAAAGTAGGTAAACATGAATTTTTAACTATTATTGAATGTAGAGATAGGGCAGAAAAAGGAGAAATTGATTGGATTGAACAAATAATAACAAACGGCTAATGCTAATAAGGTTATTGCAGTTTCAACTTCTGGATTTACTGATGAAGCAATAATTAAAGCTAATCATTATAATGTTGTTTTAAGAAAATTAAGAGATTTTAAAGCTGAAGAAGTAAAAAAATGAATGGAATTTTCATTGTGGAAGAAGGTGGTCCAGAATTTAAGATAGTGGATATATTTTGTAAATGTATTAATATAGAACTAGAAAATGAAAATAGTGGAAAAGAAAACCCATAAATTTTCAATTAGAAATCAATGAAAAAAATTTAGAATAGAATCAACAGGGAAAAACGTTAGTTTAGCTGATATAATCAGGGAAACCAATGATAAATTTGATAATTATTTATTCCAAGGTTTGAATGAAGGAGATACTCCTATAACTAAAAAGGTAAAAATTGTTCCATCAAATAGAATTCTGATGGACTTTGATAATATAACTTGTTATATCAAATATATAGCAATTAGTTTAGAGTGTTGAGCTATATAAACCATTAATCCCTGTAAAAACAATTAGATATGAAGAAAATAATAAATCAGTTTTAGAAAAAGCTGATTATAGATTGGGAAAGGATAATATATTATTTACACTAGTCCTGAATCTCAAAAATTGACAGTTAAAACTACCATACCTGTTAAAAATAAATAGGAATTAGTTTTATCCTAACCTACTCACACGAATCAAGGATTCCACAGGAACTCCTTCAATTTCGTCTATTCCTTTTTTATCAATTAAAACAACTGCACAAAGTGGATTTGCCCCAAGATCGTTTAATATGTTTATTGCTTCGTTTACAGTTCTTCCACTTGTTATGACGTCGTCCACAATCACGACTTTTTTACCTTCAACTGATGCAAAGTTACTGCTTATTGCTCCCCGTGCATCTTCCTCTTTTCTGTGTTTTATAGGGTGGAATATGGTTATATCTGCATCTATTATTTCTGCCATCATGGTTGCAAATGGTACTCCACTTACAGTTATACCTACTACTACTTCAACATCACCATATTCTAAAGCTAAATCAGCCATGGCTGCAGATACATGCATCATTCGTGTAGAACTGCTGCCTAAGTTTTTCCAGTTTATAGCGAAATCAACTGGAGCTTTTTGGGTTCCTTCTTCCATTTTTTTACCAGTTACCTGTAAAATAAGCCATCTGGCGGTGTCTTTAGAGACATTAAGTTCATCTGCTATTTCTCCAGTGGTAAAGCCCCTGCTTCTTAGTTCATAAGCCCTTTTTATAAGCTCTTCATTCATAAAAACACGTCCAATTTAATTGAGGATTATTTCTAATAATATACATACTTAATTTTTAAGATATTGCCATATAAGTTTTTATCTGTTACTAAACAGACATTATACAATGGTTTGATTTTTGAGAAATAAAAATATATGGGAATTCTGTAACTAATTTCTCTAAAATTTTTATAATATTTAATTTATCACAATTTTAAATTATGATCGCCAAAAAAAAAGTTTAAATGCCGAAAAGATAGAATATGCATCGACATTTTAAAAAAAGAAAGTCTTAGTAACCGTTTATTTCAACCGGAAGATTATCTTTTGCAGATTTCATGGCTGCAGTTACAACTTTAAGTGCATATATCCCGTCTTTACCAGTGATCTTAGGATCTTCACCGTTATCCACTGCATTTAAAAATGAACTTAGTTCTTCCCTTAAAGGTTCTTTGTAGTCTATATCTACATTTTGGGTGGATTTTCCGTATACGTGAACTGTTTGATCGATATAATCAATGGAAATTATCCCGTCTACACCAGTTATTTCTAATTTCCTTTTTTTGTAAGGTGTAAGCCAGTTTACCTCAAGCATACCAATAATGCCGTTTTTAAAACTGCTCATTATTTCTGCATGGTCTTCATATTCACATTTTTCGAGTTTGCTTCCCATATTGGCATATATTCGAGATATTGGGCTGTCAAAGAGGTGATACATTATATCTACATCATGTATTGCAAGGTCTATTATAACTCCAACATCTTTAATTCGTGGAGGAAATGGACCTACTCTTTTTGCAGATGCAGATACAACTTCACCAATAACATCATCCTTTATAAGTTCTTTTGCCTTTCCTACAGCGGGGTTGAATCTTTCAACGTGACCAGTTGCAAGTTTAACACCTTCATCTTTTGCAGCTTTTACCATTGCTTCTGCTTCTCTTAAGGTAAATGCTATTGGTTTTTCTACCAATACATGTTTACCATGTTCTATTGCATCCATAACAACATTAAAATGATGAGTAGTAGGAACACATACACTAACCGCATCTATTTCAGGCATTTTAAGAATATCCATATAATCTACAAATCCCCTTGTATTGTATTGATTAGCAACCTCCTCTGATTTTTCTCTCATAAGATCAGATATAGCCATTAGATTAGCATTCTCAAGTTCAGAATATACTCTGGCGTGGTGAACTCCCATAGCTCCTACACCAATTACGCCCACATTTACCTTATTCACACATAATCCTCCATTATTTTTGCAACATCTTTACCTAATTTTTCTGCATCGTTTATTGATCCGCTTAATTTGGCCTCAGACAGTACATCGCCTTCTTTTGTTAATAAAATACTGTAAACATCTAATTTATTGCCATTTGCCTTTGCAGATACTCCAAGCGGCCATTGACAGCCTACTCCAAGTTCTGCAAGCACAGCTTTTTCAGCTGCTATTTCTTGTACTGAATTAAAATGATTTAATTTTTCTAAAGTTTTCCTAACACTGCTGTCATGCCTTGCAACTACAGCTAATGCTCCCTGCCCAGCTGCAGGAGTGAAATAGTCTACTGGAAATACTTCTTTGATATGATGGGCTAGACCAAGCCTATTAAGGCCAGCTTCTGCCATTATTGTTGCATCATATTCTCCACTAATTACTTTTTTAATTCTTGTATCTATATTTCCCCTTATAGGTTTAATATTCAATTTTTTGCCGTGATAATTACAAAAAGCTTCCCTTCTTAGGCTGCTTGTCCCAATAGACGCCCCTTCAGGGAGTTCATCCCATTTATGTGAAGATATAAGCACATCATTTGGGGACTCTCTTTCTGGAACAGCTACTATTTCAAGGTCACCTGCGAGTTCTGTGGGAAGGTCTTTTAAACTGTGTACTGCAAAATCAACGTCTTCTTCCAGAACTGCTTTGTCCAGTTCCTTGGTGAATATGCCTTTTACATCAATGGAATAAAGTTGAGAATCAGTGATTTTATCTCCGGTAGTTTTAATTATTTCCATATCTATTTCTTCGTTTATTATTTTAGACAACTGACTGATTATACTTTTCGTTTGAGTCACTGCTAAATTGCTTCCCCGGGTGCCAACTTTCAAAGAATCCTCTCCAAATTATTTAATAAACTAAAAAACCCTACAAAATCATCAAAAATCCCTCGAAATCCTCAAAAAACCATAGGTTTTTTGTGGTTCGGAAATGTTTACAAAATCTTTCAAAAACCGAAACTTAAGAAAAATGCGAAGCATTTTTCTGTGCGTCAAAAATAAATTGATTTTTGACAGGTTTTTGAATGCACAAAACACTGTCAAATCTTCGATTTGACGCATCGAAAACCTTTGTTTTTCGAAAGCTTCGTGTTTGTAACCGCAAAAAACTATTGAAATCTCTCGAAATCTACGATTTCGGAGCGCAAATCAAAGATTTGCAAGCTCTGATTTCAATGCATCGAAAATTCACAGAATTTTCGAATGCTTCATTTTTCGCATGCTTGCATTTCCTATAATTCAAAGAATTTTCGATGCATGTAAAAAACATTTGGTTTTTTACGGTTACGGAGTTATGCTCCATAAACACCGAAAATCTCCGATTTTCAAACGATTTGATTTTTCGAAGGCCTCAAAAATCGATAGATTTTCGAGTACTCAAAATAATATATAGTTTTTCCAACTCCATATTGAATGTTCATCAATGACCTTTAAAAAGATTTTTGTGAATAATTTCACATTTAGATCATAACTTTATAAGAATTATCATAACCTCATAACTTTACAAAAATTGGTTTATTGATCATTAGGTATATAATTTAAGATTTATCCTAGATTTTCATGTAATTTCAAAATTTTCATATTTAAATTATCTTCTGGCAAGATCTGAAAAATTAGATCTGTATATCAAAAGAATCATTTTAGAATTCATTTGGGCAGCTTCATCAATAGCATTATTGAAGTCAGTATACTTATATTTTCGTTTTATCATGTTTGTGATGCTTTTACCAAGTTCATCAACCAGTATAAGCTGAATTTTAGAGTCCATAGAATTAAAAAACCTTGCAGTGGCCTTTTCATCTATTTCTTCGCAGGTTACTCCATATCTGCCCCCAAAAATAATTACTGGATTTTCTAGATCTTGAATCATTTTAACTGATTTTTTAATGGCTGTAACATTAATTCCGGGGTTGATTTCCTCTATAATTTTGCTTCCTTTGTAATTTTTTATGGAAGTTCGGCCATCAATTCCTTTAAAATTTCTTAATCCTGTTTTAATCTGGTTAATGGAAGTTTTTAAAATTAAAGCGGCACATAAAGCTCCGAGAACATTGTTTAAATGGTGTTCTGCAGGTGCAAAAGTTGAAACATCGAAGGAAGTGTTTAGAATATCCCCATCTATGGTTTTGAGGCCGTTAACTTCTACATTAAAAGATGTTTTATCAAGCCCAAATTTTATATTAGATGCACGGACATTTGCATTGGCGCTGCCGAAGGTGTTTGTTTTTTTGTAGAAATCTGAATAAAATTGATTAAATGAATCAAAATCACATGCCATTACATTGCTTTTAAATATTTGCGCTTTAGCCTGGCTTGCAGTTTTCCCTCCAGATGCTATGGAGTAGTTTTCAGCTATATTGGTAATTATGCCTGTATCTGCAAGTCCAGTTCCCCCAAGAGAAGTTTCAAATATACAGATTCCAATATTTTTATAATCTTCAGCCAGATGCCACGCTTCAATGATACTTGCTGGAGTTATACTTATGTCTTTTTTTAAAAGTGTGCTTTTACGGTTTTCTACGACTTCAACACCTAAGCTGCTTAAAATTAATGGGTTTAAATCTTTAAATATTTCTTTGAGCATTTTTACAGTGCTGGTCTTTCCTTTTACTCCTGTAACTTCAATTACTGGAATATTAATCTTGTCTTTCATCAGAAAATTAACTGCTTCGTGATGAGTCATATCGACTTTTGAGTCGATGTTACAGTGTACAGGGGCAACAATTAAAAAATTATCATTATTTGCTTCATCCAGAAACGATTTTTCAACGAATTTTATCCCTTTTTTCTCTAAAGAAAGTTTTTCATCTAGAGAAAGCGTGTTATATATATCCAGTGCAAAGACATTAAAATCATCTAATTTTGAAAACTCTGAAGCTATTAATTTTCCTCCATGTGTCATGTCTACAATTAACGCATTCATTGAGTATATGCTCCTATGTATTCACTAAAAATAAAAAAAGAAGTAGTTATTCCAGACCTATTCCGCCTTTTATAAGTTTCTCTCTTACTTTTTTATAGAACTCTTTGGTCAATCTTACAAAATAAGCATGCTGGTCTGATTTTTTAAATATAACTTCTTCCATGTAGTTGATCTCTTCCTCAACCTGCCCATCTATAACTGCTATGGCTTTTTTACCTTCTCTAAGCAGCTTTACACTTATTATACTTTCGCCAGATACTACCGTAGGGCGCGAACCAAGTTTAAATGGACATATTGGAACTATTATAAATGCATTTACACGAGGATCAACAATGGGGCCTCCTGCAGACATTGCATAGGCAGTAGAACCACTTGGAGTTGCAATTATAAGTCCATCAGCCCTTAATTCTTCAACTATTTCATCATCAACCCTTATTTCAAGATGAAGCATTTTTGCAGGTTTCCGGGTCATTAAAACGACTTCATTTAATGCTGGTGCAAGGTCTTTGTTGTGCCATACTTCAAGGCGAGTACGTTCTTCAATAAAATAATTACCATTTAACACTTCTTTAAGGGCATGAAATGATTCTTCAGGACCTATTTCTGTCAAAAATCCTACTGTACCCATATTTATCCCAAATATTGGGATATTTTTCCCATCTATAAAACTCTGGGTCCTTAAAATTGTTCCATCACCCCCAATTGCAATGATAATATCTACATCCATGTCCTGAATTTCTCTGGCAGAATCATGATACTTATTAAGTTTTTTTACAAGGGCAGGATCTAAAAAAACTTCTACACTATTTTTAATCAGAAAATCTGTTAAGTCATCGGTAAGTTCAATGGCTTTATGAATATCAAGGCGTGCTGCAATCCCTATTCGCATCATAAAACCTCCGTAATGTTTATTATGTCTGCATGAACGTTTAAATTACATGCTGCAATTATAGATGTTCTTTCTGTAACACCTAATTTATTATCCAATCTTTTTCCCTGTTCATTGGTTACAGTGCCTCCAGCTTCTTCAACTATGAGTTTAGCAGCGGCTATATCTACTACCCTTAAGTTCCCTCTGATATCTAAAAAAGCATCATAGGTACCATCGGCAACATAACACAGCTCAGTAGCAACAGAACCAAGTAACCTAATTCGCCTTACAGTTTTGCATATTTCATTCATTTTGGTCATGGCCCCGCGAACATAAGCTCCTATTAAAGAACCAGTAACATCTTCTCTCGATGAAGGAATTGCAGTTTCACCGTTTAAACTGGCACCTTCTCCTTTAACTGCTTCATAAATGTCTCCAGTTGCAAGATTTTTAACAAAGCCAATTTCAATATCCTGCAGGGTAAGTGAATTTAATGATTTGCTGGATGAATCTGCAATTGCAATGGAAATTCCGTAAAATGGAATCTTTTTAAGGGCATTTATGGTCCCATCCAGGGGATCAACTACAAAAACAACTTCTGATGTTCCTTTTCCTATTTTATATTCGCCTATTTCTTCGCTTATGAGGGTCATAGATCTTCCAGTATTTTTTAAAATTTCTATAACCTTTTCTTCTGC
This genomic window from Methanobacterium veterum contains:
- the hemC gene encoding hydroxymethylbilane synthase codes for the protein MKVGTRGSNLAVTQTKSIISQLSKIINEEIDMEIIKTTGDKITDSQLYSIDVKGIFTKELDKAVLEEDVDFAVHSLKDLPTELAGDLEIVAVPERESPNDVLISSHKWDELPEGASIGTSSLRREAFCNYHGKKLNIKPIRGNIDTRIKKVISGEYDATIMAEAGLNRLGLAHHIKEVFPVDYFTPAAGQGALAVVARHDSSVRKTLEKLNHFNSVQEIAAEKAVLAELGVGCQWPLGVSAKANGNKLDVYSILLTKEGDVLSEAKLSGSINDAEKLGKDVAKIMEDYV
- a CDS encoding NAD(+) kinase, whose protein sequence is MRIGIAARLDIHKAIELTDDLTDFLIKNSVEVFLDPALVKKLNKYHDSAREIQDMDVDIIIAIGGDGTILRTQSFIDGKNIPIFGINMGTVGFLTEIGPEESFHALKEVLNGNYFIEERTRLEVWHNKDLAPALNEVVLMTRKPAKMLHLEIRVDDEIVEELRADGLIIATPSGSTAYAMSAGGPIVDPRVNAFIIVPICPFKLGSRPTVVSGESIISVKLLREGKKAIAVIDGQVEEEINYMEEVIFKKSDQHAYFVRLTKEFYKKVREKLIKGGIGLE
- a CDS encoding Gfo/Idh/MocA family protein — encoded protein: MNKVNVGVIGVGAMGVHHARVYSELENANLMAISDLMREKSEEVANQYNTRGFVDYMDILKMPEIDAVSVCVPTTHHFNVVMDAIEHGKHVLVEKPIAFTLREAEAMVKAAKDEGVKLATGHVERFNPAVGKAKELIKDDVIGEVVSASAKRVGPFPPRIKDVGVIIDLAIHDVDIMYHLFDSPISRIYANMGSKLEKCEYEDHAEIMSSFKNGIIGMLEVNWLTPYKKRKLEITGVDGIISIDYIDQTVHVYGKSTQNVDIDYKEPLREELSSFLNAVDNGEDPKITGKDGIYALKVVTAAMKSAKDNLPVEINGY
- a CDS encoding orotate phosphoribosyltransferase-like protein: MNEELIKRAYELRSRGFTTGEIADELNVSKDTARWLILQVTGKKMEEGTQKAPVDFAINWKNLGSSSTRMMHVSAAMADLALEYGDVEVVVGITVSGVPFATMMAEIIDADITIFHPIKHRKEEDARGAISSNFASVEGKKVVIVDDVITSGRTVNEAINILNDLGANPLCAVVLIDKKGIDEIEGVPVESLIRVSRLG
- a CDS encoding bifunctional fructose-bisphosphatase/inositol-phosphate phosphatase, which encodes MKKEDIEFWRAVSYRIITEVGEAITPLVGKEKSGETVKMGADGTPTKMIDVVAEEKVIEILKNTGRSMTLISEEIGEYKIGKGTSEVVFVVDPLDGTINALKKIPFYGISIAIADSSSKSLNSLTLQDIEIGFVKNLATGDIYEAVKGEGASLNGETAIPSSREDVTGSLIGAYVRGAMTKMNEICKTVRRIRLLGSVATELCYVADGTYDAFLDIRGNLRVVDIAAAKLIVEEAGGTVTNEQGKRLDNKLGVTERTSIIAACNLNVHADIINITEVL
- the cfbE gene encoding coenzyme F430 synthase, whose product is MNALIVDMTHGGKLIASEFSKLDDFNVFALDIYNTLSLDEKLSLEKKGIKFVEKSFLDEANNDNFLIVAPVHCNIDSKVDMTHHEAVNFLMKDKINIPVIEVTGVKGKTSTVKMLKEIFKDLNPLILSSLGVEVVENRKSTLLKKDISITPASIIEAWHLAEDYKNIGICIFETSLGGTGLADTGIITNIAENYSIASGGKTASQAKAQIFKSNVMACDFDSFNQFYSDFYKKTNTFGSANANVRASNIKFGLDKTSFNVEVNGLKTIDGDILNTSFDVSTFAPAEHHLNNVLGALCAALILKTSINQIKTGLRNFKGIDGRTSIKNYKGSKIIEEINPGINVTAIKKSVKMIQDLENPVIIFGGRYGVTCEEIDEKATARFFNSMDSKIQLILVDELGKSITNMIKRKYKYTDFNNAIDEAAQMNSKMILLIYRSNFSDLARR